The Lentzea guizhouensis genome contains a region encoding:
- the galK gene encoding galactokinase, producing MNSTGSNSAAEAFRRLHGTAPEGVWSAPGRVNLIGEHTDYNDGFVLPFAIPQRTWVAAAAREDGVVRLATVEGEEVTTAEPIRVDELEPGNVDGWAAYPAGVAWVLRQQGVAGGADLVITGDVPRGAGLSSSHSLEVASALALLGLSGVEASTGDIAKWVQVAENDFVGAPTGLLDQTASLCCTDAHVLFLDVRSGRQVQVPFDAARHGLEVLVIDTRVSHSLVESGYGERRKGCEEAARLLGVPSLRDAVSDEGLPEELRPLVRHQISENKRVRDTVELLEQDRYEEIGPLLSASHASLRDDYRVSCAELDVAAAAAEEAGALGARMIGGVRRSAIALVPARVRGEVERRVAEAFADNGFAAPRTFVAVPSAGAGRDL from the coding sequence ATGAACTCAACAGGATCGAACAGCGCGGCCGAGGCCTTCCGACGGTTGCACGGCACCGCGCCCGAGGGCGTGTGGTCGGCGCCGGGCCGGGTGAACCTCATCGGCGAGCACACCGACTACAACGACGGGTTCGTGTTGCCGTTCGCGATTCCGCAGCGGACGTGGGTGGCCGCGGCGGCGCGGGAGGACGGGGTGGTCAGGCTCGCGACCGTGGAGGGCGAGGAGGTCACCACCGCCGAGCCGATCCGGGTGGACGAGCTGGAGCCGGGGAACGTTGACGGGTGGGCCGCCTACCCGGCCGGGGTGGCGTGGGTGTTGCGGCAGCAGGGGGTTGCGGGCGGTGCCGACCTGGTGATCACGGGTGATGTGCCACGTGGGGCCGGGTTGTCGTCGTCGCACTCTTTGGAGGTGGCGAGTGCGTTGGCGTTGCTGGGGTTGAGTGGTGTGGAAGCGTCCACTGGCGACATTGCGAAGTGGGTGCAGGTGGCGGAGAACGACTTCGTGGGTGCGCCGACGGGGTTGTTGGACCAGACGGCGTCGTTGTGTTGCACGGACGCGCACGTGTTGTTCCTCGACGTGCGGTCGGGGCGGCAGGTGCAGGTGCCGTTCGACGCGGCTCGGCACGGGCTGGAGGTGCTGGTGATCGACACGCGGGTGAGCCACTCGCTGGTCGAGTCGGGGTACGGGGAGAGGCGCAAGGGGTGTGAGGAGGCGGCGCGGCTGCTGGGGGTGCCGTCGTTGCGGGACGCGGTGAGCGACGAGGGGCTGCCGGAGGAGCTGCGGCCGTTGGTGCGGCACCAGATCAGCGAGAACAAGCGGGTGCGGGACACCGTGGAGCTGCTCGAACAGGACCGGTACGAGGAGATCGGGCCGCTGCTGAGCGCGTCGCACGCGAGTCTGCGCGACGACTACCGGGTGTCGTGCGCGGAGCTCGACGTCGCCGCGGCGGCCGCGGAGGAGGCGGGGGCGCTGGGGGCGCGGATGATCGGGGGGGTTCGGCGGTCGGCGATCGCGCTGGTGCCGGCGCGGGTGCGTGGCGAGGTGGAGCGGCGGGTCGCGGAAGCGTTCGCGGACAACGGGTTCGCGGCGCCGCGGACGTTCGTCGCGGTGCCGTCGGCCGGCGCGGGGCGTGATCTCTGA
- a CDS encoding DUF4396 domain-containing protein has protein sequence MDHAPVSLTRQAVSATLHCLTGCAIGEVLGMVIGTALGWGNLATIALAVALAFLFGYSLTIRPVLRSGLAFKAAVGVALAADTVSIAVMEVVDNAVMLLVPGAMDAGLANWVFWAALAFSLAVAFVVTVPVNRWMIARGKGHAVVRQHHHH, from the coding sequence ATGGACCACGCACCCGTGAGCCTGACCCGGCAGGCCGTTTCCGCGACCCTGCACTGCCTCACCGGCTGTGCGATCGGCGAGGTGCTCGGCATGGTCATCGGCACCGCGCTGGGCTGGGGCAACCTGGCCACCATCGCGCTGGCCGTGGCGCTGGCGTTCCTGTTCGGCTACTCGCTCACCATCCGCCCGGTCCTGCGCTCCGGCCTCGCCTTCAAGGCGGCCGTGGGCGTCGCGCTGGCCGCCGACACCGTCTCGATCGCCGTGATGGAGGTCGTCGACAACGCGGTGATGCTGCTGGTGCCGGGTGCGATGGACGCGGGCCTCGCGAACTGGGTGTTCTGGGCGGCGCTGGCGTTCTCGCTGGCGGTCGCGTTCGTGGTGACGGTGCCGGTGAACCGGTGGATGATCGCGCGCGGCAAGGGCCACGCGGTCGTGCGCCAGCACCACCACCACTGA
- a CDS encoding helix-turn-helix transcriptional regulator, which translates to MTAPDPRLAELVLLRKVRDRIDREYREPLDVAALARGVHLSAGHLSRAFRAAFGESPYSYLMTRRIERAMTLLRRGDMSVTEVCFEVGCTSLGTFSTRFSELVGMSPSAYKKVAATDGQGIPNCLAKAVMRPIRNREAAAGPSD; encoded by the coding sequence GTGACCGCACCCGACCCGCGCCTCGCGGAGCTCGTGCTGCTCCGCAAGGTCCGCGACCGCATCGACCGCGAGTACCGCGAGCCGCTCGACGTGGCCGCGCTGGCCCGTGGCGTGCACCTGTCGGCGGGTCATCTTTCGCGCGCGTTCCGGGCCGCGTTCGGCGAGTCGCCCTACAGCTACCTGATGACCCGCCGCATCGAGCGCGCGATGACGTTGCTGCGCCGCGGCGACATGTCCGTCACCGAAGTGTGCTTCGAGGTCGGCTGCACGTCGCTCGGCACGTTCAGCACCCGGTTCTCCGAGCTGGTGGGCATGTCGCCGAGTGCGTACAAGAAGGTCGCGGCCACCGACGGCCAGGGCATCCCGAACTGCCTCGCCAAGGCCGTGATGCGCCCGATCAGGAATCGAGAAGCGGCGGCCGGTCCGTCCGATTAG
- a CDS encoding response regulator, whose protein sequence is MNLRVVLADDQDLVRAGFRVILGTEPGIEVVGEAGDGAAAVELVTSLRPDVVLMDVQMPRMDGLEATRQILSAGGVTRVVILTTFDREDYLFEALRAGASGFLLKNASPEDLVESVRVVARGDALLSPEVTRRVIARFSAPEQPARTRPPELTDREYEVLVQLAKGASNAEIAAALYLGETTVKTHVSRVLSKLGLRDRTHAVVFAYEQGIVTPGG, encoded by the coding sequence GTGAACCTGCGGGTCGTGCTGGCCGACGACCAGGACCTGGTCCGCGCCGGCTTCCGGGTCATCCTCGGCACCGAACCGGGCATCGAGGTCGTCGGCGAGGCGGGCGACGGCGCCGCGGCGGTGGAGCTGGTGACGTCGCTGCGGCCGGACGTCGTGCTGATGGACGTGCAGATGCCCCGGATGGACGGCCTGGAGGCGACCAGGCAGATCCTCTCGGCCGGCGGCGTCACCCGCGTGGTCATCCTGACGACGTTCGACCGCGAGGACTACCTGTTCGAGGCACTGCGGGCGGGCGCGAGCGGCTTCCTGCTGAAGAACGCCTCCCCCGAGGACCTCGTCGAGTCCGTCCGGGTCGTCGCGCGCGGCGACGCGTTGCTCTCGCCCGAGGTGACCCGCCGGGTGATCGCCCGCTTCAGCGCGCCCGAGCAACCCGCGCGCACCCGGCCGCCGGAGCTGACCGACCGCGAGTACGAGGTGCTCGTGCAGCTCGCGAAGGGCGCGTCGAACGCGGAGATCGCCGCGGCGCTGTACCTGGGCGAGACGACGGTGAAGACGCACGTGTCGCGGGTGCTGTCGAAGCTGGGGCTGCGGGACCGGACGCACGCGGTGGTCTTCGCCTACGAGCAGGGGATCGTGACGCCGGGCGGGTGA
- a CDS encoding DUF305 domain-containing protein: MKKSLIGAVLGMLFIAACSSTNTNNAADVTFARGMVPHHEQALEMARLVPDRSSDDQVRRLAQRIEEAQDPEITQMTAWLEKWGEKPGAHAGHDMAGMMSQDDMTKLEKASGAEFDKMWLEMMVEHHEGAVEMARTELEDGRDPEAKKLAQAIIDGQQQEIAEMKDLLKTR; the protein is encoded by the coding sequence GTGAAGAAGTCCCTCATCGGGGCTGTCCTCGGCATGCTCTTCATCGCCGCGTGCAGCTCCACGAACACGAACAACGCCGCGGACGTCACGTTCGCCCGCGGCATGGTCCCCCACCACGAGCAGGCGCTGGAGATGGCGAGGCTCGTGCCCGACCGCAGCAGCGACGACCAGGTCCGCCGGCTCGCCCAACGCATCGAGGAGGCGCAGGACCCGGAGATCACGCAGATGACCGCGTGGCTGGAGAAGTGGGGCGAGAAGCCCGGCGCACACGCCGGTCACGACATGGCCGGGATGATGAGCCAGGACGACATGACGAAGCTGGAGAAGGCCAGCGGCGCCGAGTTCGACAAGATGTGGCTCGAGATGATGGTCGAGCACCACGAGGGTGCGGTCGAGATGGCTCGCACCGAGCTGGAGGACGGCCGGGACCCTGAGGCGAAGAAGCTCGCCCAGGCCATCATCGACGGCCAGCAGCAGGAGATCGCGGAGATGAAGGACCTGCTGAAGACCAGGTAG
- a CDS encoding VOC family protein, translated as MSVIIAAAFLPADDPEASLGFFRDALGFEVRQDVGQGTMRWITVGPPDQPETGIVLHPPAADPGVSDEERRTIAVLMAKGVYTALSLAAHDLQGTFDRARAWVESTGSGEVLQEPEDQPWGVRDCAFRDPAGNLVRINQR; from the coding sequence ATGTCAGTCATCATCGCCGCGGCGTTCCTGCCGGCCGACGACCCGGAGGCCTCGCTCGGCTTCTTCCGCGACGCACTGGGCTTCGAGGTCCGCCAGGACGTCGGCCAGGGCACCATGCGCTGGATCACGGTCGGCCCACCCGACCAGCCGGAGACCGGCATCGTCCTGCACCCGCCCGCCGCCGACCCCGGCGTGAGCGACGAGGAACGGCGCACGATCGCCGTCCTGATGGCGAAGGGCGTCTACACGGCGCTGTCGCTGGCCGCCCACGACCTGCAGGGGACGTTCGACCGGGCGCGGGCCTGGGTGGAGTCGACCGGTTCCGGCGAGGTGCTGCAGGAGCCGGAGGACCAGCCGTGGGGCGTGCGGGACTGCGCGTTCCGCGACCCGGCCGGCAACCTGGTCCGCATCAACCAGCGGTGA
- a CDS encoding aminoglycoside phosphotransferase family protein translates to MTDAGTYLGQGWDSTATLVDERWVERRPKRAEVEVYLRRELTVMPWLAPLLPLPVPVLRLVSADPFVVRHELVPGGELETLNAVQGKQLGEFLLALHAVAVADAVAHGVGPAPVPLDRFRAEVLPLVPDQAGLLDAVAAAPLDTLVHGDLGPEHVLGRDGVLTGVIDFGDVHVGDAAIDLAWALHSTPPEFADALAATYGVTAELRERSLLWHRIGPWYEVLFGNDNGDPEMAESGLTGIRNRSSWF, encoded by the coding sequence GTGACGGACGCGGGGACGTACTTGGGCCAGGGCTGGGACAGCACGGCGACGCTCGTGGACGAGCGGTGGGTGGAACGTCGGCCGAAGCGGGCCGAGGTCGAGGTGTACCTGCGCCGCGAGCTGACGGTGATGCCGTGGCTCGCACCACTGCTGCCGTTGCCCGTCCCGGTGCTGCGGCTGGTGTCGGCCGACCCGTTCGTGGTGCGGCACGAGCTGGTGCCCGGCGGGGAGCTGGAGACGCTGAACGCGGTGCAGGGCAAGCAGTTGGGCGAGTTCCTGCTGGCGCTGCACGCGGTTGCGGTGGCCGACGCGGTCGCGCACGGCGTCGGACCCGCACCGGTGCCGCTGGACCGCTTCCGCGCGGAGGTCCTGCCGCTCGTGCCCGACCAGGCCGGCCTGCTGGACGCGGTCGCGGCGGCACCGTTGGACACGCTGGTGCACGGGGACCTCGGGCCGGAGCACGTTTTGGGGCGTGACGGCGTGCTGACCGGGGTGATCGACTTCGGCGACGTGCACGTCGGTGACGCGGCGATCGACCTCGCCTGGGCGCTGCACTCGACACCACCGGAGTTCGCGGACGCGCTCGCCGCGACCTACGGCGTGACGGCCGAGCTGCGGGAGCGTTCGCTGCTGTGGCATCGGATCGGGCCGTGGTACGAGGTGCTGTTCGGCAACGACAACGGCGACCCCGAGATGGCCGAGAGCGGTCTCACAGGCATCAGGAACCGGAGTAGCTGGTTCTGA
- a CDS encoding alpha-lytic protease prodomain-containing protein yields the protein MNRKLVAAATAAITAAGLAIAVSLTSSATAAGTADPTMLAAMARDLGISPEQARERLDAEKVAGQTDAALKSQLGSAYAGSWLDSTGRTLTVAVTNPALTNAVRSRGAVATTAKHSASTLDSVKTRLDAKATTAPDTVPGWYVDVRTNKVTVLAQSGGEAQARAWVAAAGVPGDVLAFEASTEDPKPLIDVIGGNAYGVPGGGRCSIGFSVEGGFVTAGHCGSTGGRTSNPSGTIQGSSFPGNDYAWVRVDAGNTPRPLVNRYPGTVPVAGSQEAPVGSSVCRSGSTTGWRCGTIQQKNASVTYPEGTITGLTRTNACAEPGDSGGSWLTGDQAQGVTSGGSGNCQSGGTIYFQPITEILQVYGLRLVTSGGPTTTPPTTTTTSTPPGSGTWAPYTAYGNGAQVTYDGASYRVLQPHTSQPGWEPPNTPALWQRL from the coding sequence ATGAACCGCAAGCTCGTCGCCGCCGCCACAGCGGCGATAACGGCGGCCGGACTGGCGATAGCGGTGTCGCTGACATCGAGTGCCACCGCGGCCGGCACGGCCGACCCGACCATGCTGGCCGCGATGGCCCGCGACCTCGGCATCTCCCCTGAGCAGGCGCGCGAGCGCCTCGATGCCGAGAAGGTCGCCGGCCAGACCGATGCCGCGCTGAAGTCCCAGCTCGGCTCGGCGTACGCCGGTTCCTGGCTGGACAGCACCGGCCGCACCCTCACGGTCGCGGTCACGAACCCGGCGCTGACGAACGCGGTGCGCTCGCGTGGCGCCGTCGCCACCACGGCGAAGCACAGCGCGTCCACTCTGGACAGCGTGAAGACCAGGCTGGACGCCAAGGCCACCACCGCGCCCGACACCGTCCCCGGCTGGTACGTCGACGTGCGCACCAACAAGGTCACCGTCCTCGCACAGTCCGGCGGCGAGGCACAGGCGAGGGCGTGGGTGGCCGCGGCAGGCGTGCCCGGTGACGTGCTCGCCTTCGAGGCCAGCACCGAGGACCCGAAGCCGCTGATCGACGTCATCGGCGGCAACGCCTACGGCGTCCCCGGCGGCGGCCGCTGCTCCATCGGCTTCTCCGTCGAGGGCGGCTTCGTCACCGCGGGCCACTGCGGGTCCACCGGCGGCCGCACCTCCAACCCCAGCGGCACCATCCAGGGCAGCAGCTTCCCCGGCAACGACTACGCCTGGGTCCGCGTCGACGCGGGCAACACCCCTCGCCCCCTGGTGAACCGCTACCCCGGCACCGTCCCGGTCGCGGGCTCCCAGGAGGCCCCGGTCGGCTCCTCGGTCTGCCGCTCCGGCTCCACCACCGGCTGGCGCTGCGGCACCATCCAGCAGAAGAACGCCTCCGTCACCTACCCCGAGGGCACCATCACCGGCCTGACCCGCACCAACGCCTGCGCCGAGCCCGGCGACTCCGGCGGCTCGTGGCTGACCGGCGACCAGGCCCAGGGCGTGACCTCCGGCGGTTCCGGCAACTGCCAGAGCGGCGGCACCATCTACTTCCAGCCAATCACCGAGATCCTGCAGGTCTACGGCCTGCGCCTGGTGACCTCCGGCGGCCCGACCACCACCCCGCCGACCACCACGACCACGTCCACTCCGCCCGGCAGCGGCACGTGGGCCCCGTACACCGCCTACGGCAACGGCGCCCAGGTCACCTACGACGGCGCGTCCTACCGCGTGCTCCAGCCCCACACGTCCCAGCCCGGCTGGGAGCCGCCCAACACCCCTGCCCTCTGGCAGCGGCTCTGA
- a CDS encoding glycosyl hydrolase family 18 protein, which produces MTNAPTAAAAHEDCRPDGLYKTPGVDVPYCSVYDTAGRETMGPDKSRRVIGYFTSWRTGKNGQPGYLAKDIPWSKVTHLNYAFAHIDAQNKISVGAPDANNSSIGMEWPGVAGAEMDPSLSYKGHFNQLTKFKKQNPNVKTLISVGGWAETGGFFNADGTRNASGGFYKLGQSQAAIDTFADSVVTFLRQYGFNGADIDYEYATSNNHAGNPDDFWISNANRGTLWAGYQAIMKTLREKLDRAGAADGKHYLLTAAVPASGWLLRGQETYQVVKYLDYLNVMSYDLHGAWNHFVGPNAALYDDGKDGELAAGGVYTAPQYEGMGYLNTDWSYHYYRGAMQAGRINVGVPFYSRGWQGVTGGTNGLWGRAALPNQSQCPPGTGTSVGSTTPCGNGATGVDNLWHDVTAGGAEVPSGVNPLWHTKNLENKITGSYSAQYGLDPANDPADRITGTYSPFYDSTMQSPWLWNNDKKVFLSTENEQSIAAKAKYVRDKGLGGIMIWELAGDYKYDSVKKEYFIGDTLLSTINTGLNGAAPYGASKAVTQQSQVLAVDVDVHGFALGDNNYPITPKIKFTNRSNVTIPGGTKIAFDYGTSAPGSMADQSGFGLKVVSKGHSGPNVGGLKGDFQKAELALPSWQSLAPGASIEMTVSYQLPISTPSNFVFTFGGQSYAISADHPRIGGGTPPTSTTTTTTTTSNPPVCALPAWERAKVYNGGNEVSHNGRKWRAQWWTQGEEPGSTGEWGVWRDQGAC; this is translated from the coding sequence GTGACCAACGCGCCGACCGCAGCCGCAGCCCACGAGGACTGCCGGCCGGACGGGCTGTACAAGACGCCGGGCGTCGACGTTCCCTACTGCAGCGTCTACGACACCGCCGGCCGCGAGACCATGGGCCCGGACAAGTCCCGCCGGGTGATCGGGTACTTCACCAGCTGGCGCACCGGCAAGAACGGCCAGCCGGGGTACCTCGCCAAGGACATCCCCTGGAGCAAGGTCACCCACCTCAACTACGCGTTCGCGCACATCGACGCGCAGAACAAGATCTCGGTGGGTGCGCCGGACGCGAACAACTCCTCGATCGGCATGGAGTGGCCGGGCGTCGCGGGTGCCGAGATGGACCCGTCGCTGTCCTACAAGGGGCACTTCAACCAGCTCACGAAGTTCAAGAAGCAGAACCCGAACGTCAAGACGCTGATCTCGGTCGGCGGCTGGGCGGAGACCGGCGGCTTCTTCAACGCCGACGGCACGCGCAACGCGTCCGGCGGCTTCTACAAGCTCGGCCAGTCGCAGGCGGCGATCGACACGTTCGCCGACAGCGTGGTCACGTTCCTGCGCCAGTACGGGTTCAACGGCGCCGACATCGACTACGAGTACGCGACGTCGAACAACCACGCCGGCAACCCGGACGACTTCTGGATCTCCAACGCCAACCGCGGCACGCTGTGGGCCGGCTACCAGGCGATCATGAAGACGTTGCGCGAGAAGCTCGACCGCGCCGGTGCCGCCGACGGCAAGCACTACCTGCTGACCGCCGCCGTGCCCGCGTCGGGCTGGCTGCTGCGCGGCCAGGAGACCTACCAGGTGGTCAAGTACCTCGACTACCTCAACGTCATGAGCTACGACCTGCACGGCGCGTGGAACCACTTCGTGGGCCCGAACGCCGCGCTGTACGACGACGGCAAGGACGGCGAGCTCGCGGCCGGCGGCGTGTACACGGCGCCGCAGTACGAGGGCATGGGCTATCTGAACACCGACTGGTCCTACCACTACTACCGCGGTGCAATGCAGGCCGGCCGGATCAACGTCGGCGTGCCGTTCTACTCACGCGGCTGGCAGGGCGTCACCGGTGGCACGAACGGCTTGTGGGGCCGCGCGGCCCTGCCGAACCAGTCGCAGTGCCCGCCGGGCACCGGCACCTCGGTCGGCTCGACCACTCCGTGCGGCAACGGCGCGACCGGCGTCGACAACCTGTGGCACGACGTCACCGCGGGTGGCGCCGAGGTGCCGTCCGGCGTGAACCCGCTGTGGCACACCAAGAACCTGGAGAACAAGATCACGGGTTCGTACTCGGCGCAGTACGGCCTCGACCCGGCCAACGACCCGGCCGACCGGATCACCGGCACCTACTCGCCGTTCTACGACAGCACGATGCAGTCGCCGTGGCTGTGGAACAACGACAAGAAGGTGTTCCTCTCCACCGAGAACGAGCAGTCGATCGCGGCCAAGGCCAAGTACGTGCGCGACAAGGGCCTCGGCGGCATCATGATCTGGGAGCTCGCCGGTGACTACAAGTACGACTCCGTGAAGAAGGAGTACTTCATCGGCGACACGCTGTTGTCGACGATCAACACCGGCCTCAACGGCGCCGCGCCCTACGGTGCGTCGAAGGCCGTGACGCAGCAGTCGCAGGTGCTCGCGGTCGACGTGGACGTCCACGGCTTCGCGCTGGGCGACAACAACTACCCGATCACGCCGAAGATCAAGTTCACGAACCGCTCGAACGTCACCATCCCCGGTGGCACGAAGATCGCGTTCGACTACGGCACCAGCGCGCCGGGCAGCATGGCCGACCAGTCCGGGTTCGGGCTGAAGGTCGTGTCGAAGGGCCACAGCGGGCCGAACGTCGGCGGCTTGAAGGGCGACTTCCAGAAGGCGGAGCTCGCGCTGCCGTCGTGGCAGTCGCTCGCACCGGGCGCGTCGATCGAGATGACCGTCAGCTACCAGCTGCCGATCTCGACGCCGTCGAACTTCGTGTTCACCTTCGGCGGCCAGTCCTACGCCATCTCGGCCGACCACCCGCGCATCGGCGGCGGCACCCCGCCGACCTCGACCACCACCACCACGACCACGACCTCCAACCCGCCGGTGTGCGCGCTGCCGGCGTGGGAGCGGGCCAAGGTCTACAACGGTGGCAACGAGGTGTCGCACAACGGCCGCAAGTGGCGGGCCCAGTGGTGGACGCAGGGTGAGGAGCCCGGCTCCACCGGTGAGTGGGGCGTCTGGCGTGACCAGGGCGCCTGCTAG
- a CDS encoding MBL fold metallo-hydrolase, protein MGLELTVLGSATPYPSPDNPCSGYLVSHGDTRVWMDAGTGTLGPLQRHTGLTDLTAIWISHLHADHCADLLTAFYALLYADVERDPVPLYGPPGIATRLAAFLTNGPDRSPIERAFAITELSDGHETRLGDLRLTTRAVRHGMPAFAVRIDAPTASLTYSGDTAPCAALHELAQDTDLLLCEADSPTADPVHHTPEDAAETAARARRLVLTHVGRSMTPQQAVDRAKRCYAGPVEHAAPGAVLTAG, encoded by the coding sequence ATGGGCCTGGAACTGACCGTGCTCGGCAGCGCGACCCCCTACCCGAGCCCGGACAACCCCTGCTCCGGCTACCTCGTGTCCCACGGCGACACTCGCGTGTGGATGGACGCGGGCACCGGCACCCTCGGCCCGCTGCAACGCCACACCGGTCTCACCGACCTGACCGCGATCTGGATCTCCCACCTGCACGCCGACCACTGCGCCGACCTGCTCACGGCCTTCTACGCCCTGCTGTACGCCGACGTCGAACGCGACCCGGTCCCGCTGTACGGCCCACCCGGCATCGCGACCCGCCTGGCCGCGTTCCTCACCAACGGCCCGGACCGCAGCCCGATCGAGCGGGCCTTCGCCATCACCGAACTGTCCGACGGCCACGAAACACGGCTCGGCGACCTGCGGCTCACCACCAGAGCGGTGCGGCACGGCATGCCCGCCTTCGCCGTCCGCATCGACGCACCAACAGCATCCCTGACCTACTCAGGCGACACGGCACCGTGCGCAGCGCTCCACGAACTGGCTCAAGACACCGACCTCCTGCTGTGCGAGGCCGACAGCCCGACCGCAGACCCGGTGCACCACACGCCGGAGGACGCCGCCGAGACCGCCGCACGGGCGCGCCGGCTCGTGCTCACCCACGTCGGCCGGTCCATGACCCCGCAACAGGCGGTCGACCGCGCGAAGAGGTGCTACGCCGGGCCCGTTGAGCACGCCGCGCCCGGCGCCGTGCTCACCGCTGGTTGA
- a CDS encoding DUF6228 family protein gives MTGRGLARFVEALDFRGWRGELRWANADHDLEVGARFESGGHVALTWTLRPWRSAAGGWETAVVTWLEAGAAKDDLAARLDDFLTARGFPVDHAHSR, from the coding sequence GTGACGGGCCGCGGTCTCGCCCGGTTCGTCGAGGCGCTCGACTTCCGCGGGTGGCGGGGCGAGCTCCGCTGGGCCAACGCCGATCACGACCTGGAGGTCGGCGCGCGGTTCGAGTCAGGAGGGCACGTCGCGCTGACGTGGACCCTGCGGCCGTGGCGCTCCGCCGCGGGCGGCTGGGAGACCGCGGTCGTCACGTGGCTGGAGGCCGGTGCCGCCAAGGACGACCTGGCCGCCCGGCTCGACGACTTCCTGACGGCGCGGGGGTTCCCCGTCGACCACGCCCACTCGCGGTGA
- a CDS encoding sensor histidine kinase: MQEPEWMQWRRPGPTPAQRRRDIGVAVLVLLAGVEFTVLVDSMGAYPFLNPPGLPAQVAWTAALSLPLVVRRRFPLAVMLLVSVLFLAAQWNQAGDSLVSSGVLFLAIFTVGAWERNRLVARWSRIGVIGVMFLWLGFNLVRFLLGPDVPSDKMDGPMDPVLARVLYGLEFNIFFFVFAYVVGEMAWTAARRQAQLEFQADELRRSQEQNVRGAIAAERMRIARDLHDVVAHHVSVMGIQAGAARRVLDSDPVLARDALQTVEKTARTAISELRGLLGVLRADAESDFQAAPGLDDLPELLETARSAGLEVSHGVYGDPREVPSAVAVSAYRVVQEALTNVVKHSGASHVDVRMRFLDSALELEVADDGRGRSTGESGFGLVGMRERVAVHGGTLEAGPRRSSGYLVRASLPTEEIA, translated from the coding sequence GTGCAGGAACCCGAGTGGATGCAATGGCGGCGGCCAGGTCCCACGCCCGCTCAGCGACGTCGTGACATCGGTGTCGCCGTGCTCGTGCTGCTGGCGGGCGTCGAGTTCACCGTGCTGGTCGACAGCATGGGCGCGTACCCGTTCCTGAACCCTCCCGGCCTGCCGGCGCAGGTCGCCTGGACGGCCGCGCTCTCGCTGCCGCTGGTCGTGCGGCGCCGGTTCCCGCTGGCGGTGATGCTCCTGGTGTCGGTGTTGTTCCTCGCCGCGCAGTGGAACCAGGCCGGCGACTCGCTGGTGTCGTCGGGGGTGCTGTTCCTCGCGATCTTCACCGTCGGCGCGTGGGAGCGGAACCGGCTGGTGGCGCGGTGGTCGCGGATCGGCGTCATCGGCGTGATGTTCCTGTGGCTGGGCTTCAACCTCGTGCGGTTCCTGCTCGGGCCGGACGTGCCCAGCGACAAGATGGACGGGCCGATGGACCCGGTGCTCGCCCGCGTCCTGTACGGGCTCGAGTTCAACATCTTCTTCTTCGTCTTCGCCTATGTGGTCGGGGAAATGGCGTGGACCGCCGCGCGACGCCAGGCGCAGCTGGAGTTCCAGGCCGACGAGCTGCGCCGGTCGCAGGAGCAGAACGTGCGTGGCGCGATCGCCGCCGAACGCATGCGCATCGCCCGCGACCTGCACGACGTCGTGGCGCACCACGTGTCGGTGATGGGCATCCAGGCCGGTGCCGCGCGCCGGGTGCTGGACTCCGACCCGGTGCTCGCGCGCGACGCTTTGCAGACGGTGGAGAAGACCGCGCGGACGGCGATCAGCGAGCTGCGCGGGTTGCTCGGCGTGCTGCGCGCCGACGCGGAGTCCGACTTCCAGGCCGCGCCGGGCCTCGACGACCTGCCGGAGCTGCTGGAGACCGCCCGCTCGGCCGGGCTGGAGGTCTCGCACGGCGTCTACGGCGACCCGCGCGAGGTGCCCTCGGCCGTCGCGGTGTCGGCGTACCGGGTGGTGCAGGAGGCGTTGACGAACGTGGTGAAGCACTCCGGCGCGAGCCACGTCGACGTGCGGATGCGGTTCCTGGACAGCGCACTGGAGCTGGAGGTCGCCGACGACGGCCGCGGCCGCTCCACCGGTGAGAGCGGCTTCGGCCTCGTCGGCATGCGCGAACGCGTCGCGGTGCACGGCGGGACGCTCGAAGCGGGCCCGCGCCGGTCCTCGGGTTACCTTGTCCGCGCATCGCTGCCGACGGAGGAGATCGCGTGA